ATGTCGTGGTGGTTGCTGGTTTTGAAGTCGTCAAAAACCTTCTCTACCTTACCGTTTTCATCGATCAGGAAACTGATGCGATGAATACCGTCATAGGTTTTCCCCATGAAGGTTTTTTCTCCCCAAACGCCAAATCCTTCTGAAACCTGATGATCTTCATCAGAAAGCAGCGTGAAATTTAAGACTTCTTTCTCGACGAAACGGGACAGTTTTTCTGATTTGTCCGTGCTGATACCGAGAACTTCAACACCATATTTTTTCAGATCGTCCATGTTGTCGCGCAGACCGCAGGCTTGAACGGTGCATCCTGGCGTCATCGCTTTAGGGTAGAAATACACCAATACTTTCTGTCCCTGGAAGTCGGTTAAATTTACTTGTTCGCCATCTTGGTCGGGCAAGCTAAATTTCGGTGCAATATCACCGGCTTTCAGTGTGTTCATCACGACTCTCCGTCTTGTTTCTCTTCATGCTGTGGATATGCCCATGCCCTTTGCAATAATAATGGCAACGTTATGCCATTGGGTCCAAATGCTATTGAGCCCAAATACTAT
The genomic region above belongs to Pectobacterium colocasium and contains:
- the bcp gene encoding thioredoxin-dependent thiol peroxidase translates to MNTLKAGDIAPKFSLPDQDGEQVNLTDFQGQKVLVYFYPKAMTPGCTVQACGLRDNMDDLKKYGVEVLGISTDKSEKLSRFVEKEVLNFTLLSDEDHQVSEGFGVWGEKTFMGKTYDGIHRISFLIDENGKVEKVFDDFKTSNHHDIVLDYLKNA